Proteins encoded by one window of Channa argus isolate prfri chromosome 13, Channa argus male v1.0, whole genome shotgun sequence:
- the ptpn11b gene encoding tyrosine-protein phosphatase non-receptor type 11b isoform X3: MVRWFHPNITGIEAENLLLTRGVHGSFLARPSKSNPGDFTLSVRRNDEVTHIKIQNSGDYYDLYGGEKFATLAELVQYYTEQQDLLRERNGHVIELKYPLNCKDPTSERWYHGHLSGRDAEKLLTEKGKPGSFLVRESQSKPGDFVLSVLTNEEKHENVDRKTKVTHVMIRYQQDGKYDVGGGERFDTLADLVEHYKKNPMVEKSGIVVHLKQPFNATRINAANIENRVRELNKVADNSEKPKQGFWEEFEVLQQQECKLLYPRKEGQKPENKSKNRYKNILPFDTTRVVIRETDPDAPGSDYINANYIRSMHEEGRHVEQGKVFIATQGCLQNTVIDFWKMVYQENTHVIVMTTKEMERGRNKCVRYWPDLHATKEFGKILVRNIDERPAQDYILRKLEVTRLDRKDPLRYIWHYQYLSWPDHGVPNEPGGVLWFLEEVNGTQSTIPDTGPIIVHCSAGIGRTGTIIVIDILIDIINRQGLDCDIDVPKTIQRVRQQRSGMVQTEAQYKFIYMAVQQYIDTAQKRLEEEQRNKKKEREYSNIQYPQMTNSRSKLSVPSSRSSSVMTNDESSSVYENINLKSSQTSFGSNTRR; this comes from the exons ATGGTGAG GTGGTTCCACCCTAACATCACCGGAATCGAGGCAGAGAATCTCCTGTTGACCCGGGGTGTCCACGGCAGTTTCCTGGCCCGGCCCAGCAAGAGCAATCCAGGGGATTTCACCCTGTCTGTGAG GCGAAACGATGAGGTGACGCACATTAAGATTCAGAACTCGGGTGACTACTACGACCTGTATGGGGGCGAGAAATTTGCTACGCTGGCTGAGCTGGTGCAGTATTACACTGAACAACAGGATCTACTGCGTGAAAGGAACGGCCATGTGATTGAGCTCAAATACCCACTCAACTGCAAGGACCCCACTTCTGAGAG GTGGTACCATGGGCACCTCTCTGGGCGAGATGCAGAGAAACTGCTAACAGAAAAAGGGAAGCCTGGCAGTTTTCTGGTACGAGAGAGCCAAAGCAAACCAGGTGACTTTGTCCTCTCAGTTCTCacaaatgaggaaaaacatgAGAATGTGGACCGCAAGACTAAGGTTACCCATGTGATGATACGATACCAG CAGGATGGTAAGTATGACGTGGGTGGAGGTGAAAGGTTTGACACTTTGGCTGACCTGGTGGAGCACTACAAGAAGAACCCCATGGTGGAAAAAAGTGGCATAGTAGTGCACCTCAAACAG CCATTTAACGCCACAAGGATAAATGCAGCCAACATTGAGAATCGGGTACGAGAGCTCAACAAAGTAGCAGACAACTCAGAGAAGCCCAAACAAGGATTCTGGGAAGAATTTGAG GTACTTCAGCAGCAAGAGTGCAAATTGCTGTATCCCCGGAAAGAAGGCCagaagccagaaaacaagagtaaaaacCGATACAAGAATATCCTCCCCT TTGACACAACTCGTGTTGTAATAAGGGAAACAGATCCAGATGCTCCTGGTTCAGATTACATCAATGCCAACTACATTAGG AGTATGCATGAAGAGGGACGCCATGTGGAGCAGGGCAAAGTCTTCATTGCCACCCAAGGGTGCCTACAGAATACGGTGATAGACTTTTGGAAGATGGTCTATCAGGAGAATACACATGTCATCGTAATGACTACAAAGGAAATGGAACGAGGGCGG aACAAATGTGTCCGTTACTGGCCAGATCTTCATGCAACTAAGGAGTTTGGGAAGATACTAGTGAGGAACATAGATGAGCGTCCCGCACAAGACTACATCCTTAGAAAACTGGAGGTGACACGTCTGGACCGG AAGGACCCTCTGAGGTACATCTGGCATTATCAGTACCTGAGCTGGCCAGACCATGGGGTACCCAATGAGCCCGGGGGTGTCCTATGGTTCCTTGAAGAGGTCAACGGCACCCAGAGCACCATTCCAGATACTGGACCCATCATTGTCCACTGCAG TGCAGGCATCGGCAGGACAGGCACCATTATTGTCATTGACATACTGATCGACATTATTAACCGCCAAG GTCTGGATTGTGACATCGACGTTCCTAAGACCATCCAGAGGGTACGGCAGCAGAGGTCGGGAATGGTGCAGACCGAGGCCCAGTATAAGTTCATCTACATGGCTGTGCAGCAGTACATAGACACAGCCCAGAAGAGACTAGAGGAGGAACAG AGGAATAAGAAGAAGGAGAGGGAATATTCCAATATCCAATATCCCCAGATGACCAACTCAAGATCTAAACTCAGCGTGCCGTCTTCCCGCTCCTCCTCTGT gatgACAAATGATGAATCATCAAGTGTGTACGAGAACATAAACCTTAAAAGTTCTCAGACGTCCTTTGGCAGTAACACCAGGAGGTAA
- the ptpn11b gene encoding tyrosine-protein phosphatase non-receptor type 11b isoform X1 produces MTSRRWFHPNITGIEAENLLLTRGVHGSFLARPSKSNPGDFTLSVRRNDEVTHIKIQNSGDYYDLYGGEKFATLAELVQYYTEQQDLLRERNGHVIELKYPLNCKDPTSERWYHGHLSGRDAEKLLTEKGKPGSFLVRESQSKPGDFVLSVLTNEEKHENVDRKTKVTHVMIRYQQDGKYDVGGGERFDTLADLVEHYKKNPMVEKSGIVVHLKQPFNATRINAANIENRVRELNKVADNSEKPKQGFWEEFEVLQQQECKLLYPRKEGQKPENKSKNRYKNILPFDTTRVVIRETDPDAPGSDYINANYIRSMHEEGRHVEQGKVFIATQGCLQNTVIDFWKMVYQENTHVIVMTTKEMERGRNKCVRYWPDLHATKEFGKILVRNIDERPAQDYILRKLEVTRLDRKDPLRYIWHYQYLSWPDHGVPNEPGGVLWFLEEVNGTQSTIPDTGPIIVHCSAGIGRTGTIIVIDILIDIINRQGLDCDIDVPKTIQRVRQQRSGMVQTEAQYKFIYMAVQQYIDTAQKRLEEEQRNKKKEREYSNIQYPQMTNSRSKLSVPSSRSSSVMTNDESSSVYENINLKSSQTSFGSNTRR; encoded by the exons GTGGTTCCACCCTAACATCACCGGAATCGAGGCAGAGAATCTCCTGTTGACCCGGGGTGTCCACGGCAGTTTCCTGGCCCGGCCCAGCAAGAGCAATCCAGGGGATTTCACCCTGTCTGTGAG GCGAAACGATGAGGTGACGCACATTAAGATTCAGAACTCGGGTGACTACTACGACCTGTATGGGGGCGAGAAATTTGCTACGCTGGCTGAGCTGGTGCAGTATTACACTGAACAACAGGATCTACTGCGTGAAAGGAACGGCCATGTGATTGAGCTCAAATACCCACTCAACTGCAAGGACCCCACTTCTGAGAG GTGGTACCATGGGCACCTCTCTGGGCGAGATGCAGAGAAACTGCTAACAGAAAAAGGGAAGCCTGGCAGTTTTCTGGTACGAGAGAGCCAAAGCAAACCAGGTGACTTTGTCCTCTCAGTTCTCacaaatgaggaaaaacatgAGAATGTGGACCGCAAGACTAAGGTTACCCATGTGATGATACGATACCAG CAGGATGGTAAGTATGACGTGGGTGGAGGTGAAAGGTTTGACACTTTGGCTGACCTGGTGGAGCACTACAAGAAGAACCCCATGGTGGAAAAAAGTGGCATAGTAGTGCACCTCAAACAG CCATTTAACGCCACAAGGATAAATGCAGCCAACATTGAGAATCGGGTACGAGAGCTCAACAAAGTAGCAGACAACTCAGAGAAGCCCAAACAAGGATTCTGGGAAGAATTTGAG GTACTTCAGCAGCAAGAGTGCAAATTGCTGTATCCCCGGAAAGAAGGCCagaagccagaaaacaagagtaaaaacCGATACAAGAATATCCTCCCCT TTGACACAACTCGTGTTGTAATAAGGGAAACAGATCCAGATGCTCCTGGTTCAGATTACATCAATGCCAACTACATTAGG AGTATGCATGAAGAGGGACGCCATGTGGAGCAGGGCAAAGTCTTCATTGCCACCCAAGGGTGCCTACAGAATACGGTGATAGACTTTTGGAAGATGGTCTATCAGGAGAATACACATGTCATCGTAATGACTACAAAGGAAATGGAACGAGGGCGG aACAAATGTGTCCGTTACTGGCCAGATCTTCATGCAACTAAGGAGTTTGGGAAGATACTAGTGAGGAACATAGATGAGCGTCCCGCACAAGACTACATCCTTAGAAAACTGGAGGTGACACGTCTGGACCGG AAGGACCCTCTGAGGTACATCTGGCATTATCAGTACCTGAGCTGGCCAGACCATGGGGTACCCAATGAGCCCGGGGGTGTCCTATGGTTCCTTGAAGAGGTCAACGGCACCCAGAGCACCATTCCAGATACTGGACCCATCATTGTCCACTGCAG TGCAGGCATCGGCAGGACAGGCACCATTATTGTCATTGACATACTGATCGACATTATTAACCGCCAAG GTCTGGATTGTGACATCGACGTTCCTAAGACCATCCAGAGGGTACGGCAGCAGAGGTCGGGAATGGTGCAGACCGAGGCCCAGTATAAGTTCATCTACATGGCTGTGCAGCAGTACATAGACACAGCCCAGAAGAGACTAGAGGAGGAACAG AGGAATAAGAAGAAGGAGAGGGAATATTCCAATATCCAATATCCCCAGATGACCAACTCAAGATCTAAACTCAGCGTGCCGTCTTCCCGCTCCTCCTCTGT gatgACAAATGATGAATCATCAAGTGTGTACGAGAACATAAACCTTAAAAGTTCTCAGACGTCCTTTGGCAGTAACACCAGGAGGTAA
- the ptpn11b gene encoding tyrosine-protein phosphatase non-receptor type 11b isoform X2 encodes MTSRRWFHPNITGIEAENLLLTRGVHGSFLARPSKSNPGDFTLSVRRNDEVTHIKIQNSGDYYDLYGGEKFATLAELVQYYTEQQDLLRERNGHVIELKYPLNCKDPTSERWYHGHLSGRDAEKLLTEKGKPGSFLVRESQSKPGDFVLSVLTNEEKHENVDRKTKVTHVMIRYQDGKYDVGGGERFDTLADLVEHYKKNPMVEKSGIVVHLKQPFNATRINAANIENRVRELNKVADNSEKPKQGFWEEFEVLQQQECKLLYPRKEGQKPENKSKNRYKNILPFDTTRVVIRETDPDAPGSDYINANYIRSMHEEGRHVEQGKVFIATQGCLQNTVIDFWKMVYQENTHVIVMTTKEMERGRNKCVRYWPDLHATKEFGKILVRNIDERPAQDYILRKLEVTRLDRKDPLRYIWHYQYLSWPDHGVPNEPGGVLWFLEEVNGTQSTIPDTGPIIVHCSAGIGRTGTIIVIDILIDIINRQGLDCDIDVPKTIQRVRQQRSGMVQTEAQYKFIYMAVQQYIDTAQKRLEEEQRNKKKEREYSNIQYPQMTNSRSKLSVPSSRSSSVMTNDESSSVYENINLKSSQTSFGSNTRR; translated from the exons GTGGTTCCACCCTAACATCACCGGAATCGAGGCAGAGAATCTCCTGTTGACCCGGGGTGTCCACGGCAGTTTCCTGGCCCGGCCCAGCAAGAGCAATCCAGGGGATTTCACCCTGTCTGTGAG GCGAAACGATGAGGTGACGCACATTAAGATTCAGAACTCGGGTGACTACTACGACCTGTATGGGGGCGAGAAATTTGCTACGCTGGCTGAGCTGGTGCAGTATTACACTGAACAACAGGATCTACTGCGTGAAAGGAACGGCCATGTGATTGAGCTCAAATACCCACTCAACTGCAAGGACCCCACTTCTGAGAG GTGGTACCATGGGCACCTCTCTGGGCGAGATGCAGAGAAACTGCTAACAGAAAAAGGGAAGCCTGGCAGTTTTCTGGTACGAGAGAGCCAAAGCAAACCAGGTGACTTTGTCCTCTCAGTTCTCacaaatgaggaaaaacatgAGAATGTGGACCGCAAGACTAAGGTTACCCATGTGATGATACGATACCAG GATGGTAAGTATGACGTGGGTGGAGGTGAAAGGTTTGACACTTTGGCTGACCTGGTGGAGCACTACAAGAAGAACCCCATGGTGGAAAAAAGTGGCATAGTAGTGCACCTCAAACAG CCATTTAACGCCACAAGGATAAATGCAGCCAACATTGAGAATCGGGTACGAGAGCTCAACAAAGTAGCAGACAACTCAGAGAAGCCCAAACAAGGATTCTGGGAAGAATTTGAG GTACTTCAGCAGCAAGAGTGCAAATTGCTGTATCCCCGGAAAGAAGGCCagaagccagaaaacaagagtaaaaacCGATACAAGAATATCCTCCCCT TTGACACAACTCGTGTTGTAATAAGGGAAACAGATCCAGATGCTCCTGGTTCAGATTACATCAATGCCAACTACATTAGG AGTATGCATGAAGAGGGACGCCATGTGGAGCAGGGCAAAGTCTTCATTGCCACCCAAGGGTGCCTACAGAATACGGTGATAGACTTTTGGAAGATGGTCTATCAGGAGAATACACATGTCATCGTAATGACTACAAAGGAAATGGAACGAGGGCGG aACAAATGTGTCCGTTACTGGCCAGATCTTCATGCAACTAAGGAGTTTGGGAAGATACTAGTGAGGAACATAGATGAGCGTCCCGCACAAGACTACATCCTTAGAAAACTGGAGGTGACACGTCTGGACCGG AAGGACCCTCTGAGGTACATCTGGCATTATCAGTACCTGAGCTGGCCAGACCATGGGGTACCCAATGAGCCCGGGGGTGTCCTATGGTTCCTTGAAGAGGTCAACGGCACCCAGAGCACCATTCCAGATACTGGACCCATCATTGTCCACTGCAG TGCAGGCATCGGCAGGACAGGCACCATTATTGTCATTGACATACTGATCGACATTATTAACCGCCAAG GTCTGGATTGTGACATCGACGTTCCTAAGACCATCCAGAGGGTACGGCAGCAGAGGTCGGGAATGGTGCAGACCGAGGCCCAGTATAAGTTCATCTACATGGCTGTGCAGCAGTACATAGACACAGCCCAGAAGAGACTAGAGGAGGAACAG AGGAATAAGAAGAAGGAGAGGGAATATTCCAATATCCAATATCCCCAGATGACCAACTCAAGATCTAAACTCAGCGTGCCGTCTTCCCGCTCCTCCTCTGT gatgACAAATGATGAATCATCAAGTGTGTACGAGAACATAAACCTTAAAAGTTCTCAGACGTCCTTTGGCAGTAACACCAGGAGGTAA
- the LOC137139811 gene encoding RING finger protein 223 has product MEQSPKIWHMQVALQDTAGERQKKVSVMGQPECSICYNTYDNVFKTPKQLECTHTFCLECLSRLMAVSSADQDGNGGSTRLSCPFCRHPTILPKEGPPALVTSHEVLCKLPTDQQREEPVWLEGEKLCYKSLRHNGDLGAPDSPTPFCICIDIGANKALDVPVQTRPRTLGLFGRLADWKRIVLFIVLMLLLIVVVLWPLQCVFTTGNMRCVRESFQPNPSTTITTNSNSTVPPQLSQ; this is encoded by the coding sequence ATGGAACAGAGTCCAAAGATTTGGCACATGCAGGTCGCCCTCCAGGACACAGCTGGAGAGCGGCAAAAGAAGGTGTCCGTCATGGGCCAGCCAGAGTGCTCCATCTGCTACAACACCTACGACAATGTCTTCAAAACACCCAAGCAGCTGGAGTGCACCCACACCTTCTGCTTGGAGTGCCTCTCGCGCCTCATGGCGGTCTCATCGGCCGACCAGGATGGCAACGGCGGCAGCACACGACTGTCCTGCCCCTTCTGTCGCCACCCCACCATTCTGCCTAAAGAGGGACCCCCGGCCTTGGTCACCAGCCACGAGGTCCTGTGCAAGCTTCCCACCGACCAGCAGCGTGAGGAGCCAGTGTGGCTGGAGGGGGAGAAGCTGTGCTACAAGAGCTTGAGGCACAACGGAGACTTGGGTGCCCCTGACAGTCCCACACCCTTCTGCATCTGCATTGATATTGGGGCCAACAAGGCGTTGGATGTTCCTGTTCAGACACGGCCCAGGACTTTAGGCCTGTTTGGCCGGCTGGCAGACTGGAAGAGGATAGTGCTCTTTATCGTGCTTATGTTGCTGCTTATTGTCGTCGTGTTGTGgccactgcagtgtgtgttcacAACTGGAAACATGCGCTGTGTCCGAGAGTCCTTCCAACCCAACCCCTCGACCACTATCACCACTAATTCCAACTCCACAGTGCCACCTCAGTTGTCACAGTAA